In Falco cherrug isolate bFalChe1 chromosome 5, bFalChe1.pri, whole genome shotgun sequence, one DNA window encodes the following:
- the LOC102046908 gene encoding killer cell lectin-like receptor subfamily G member 1, with amino-acid sequence MYDCFADCPCPRCPEQWVASRECCYFFSRERKDWHSSRESCRAQGAHLLVINSTSEMDFFQIIYSKSYWIGLKNTGGGWIWEDGSKLTDRKVLFNSFVQNCATLEYGVIRASSCEIPAPWICEKSLQ; translated from the exons ATGTATGACTGTTTTGCAGACTGTCCATGTCCACGCTGCCCTGAGCAGTGGGTGGCCTCCAGAGAATGCTGCTACTTCTTCTCCAGGGAGAGGAAGGACTGGCATTCCAGCCGGGAATCCTGCCGGGCACAGGGAGCTCATCTCCTGGTGATCAACAGTACCAGTGAAATG GACTTCTTCCAGATAATCTACAGTAAATCCTACTGGATCGGTTTGAAGAACACTGGTGGTGGCTGGATTTGGGAAGATGGCTCAAAACTGACTGACAGAAA GGTCCTGTTCAACAGCTTTGTGCAGAACTGTGCCACTCTGGAGTATGGTGTCATCCGTGCTTCTAGCTGCGAAATCCCTGCCCCATGGATCTGTGAGAAATCTCTTCAGTGA